In the Methermicoccus shengliensis DSM 18856 genome, GATATGCCGTGATGTCTCCTCCCAAGAGCTGGCTGTGTGACAGCTGTGGTAGCTGTGGTGGCGAGCCCCAGTGCGTGATGAAGTGCCCAAGGGGAGCACTCGAAGTGGGCGCAAACCCACTCCTTGAGGTGGTGGGAGATAAACGATGGACTGGTGAGCTGATAGCAGCCACGTGGATGGAGGCAGAAACAGGGATGCCACCCACCAACATCGAACATCGCGTGGGCAAGAGCGGTGGGGGGTTCGACAGGTTGCGCTTTCGCATTCCTCACGGCAGCTCTGCCGTAAGGCCAGAGGATGTGAGCCTGTCCATAGAGCTGAACAGGCGAAAGGTTGGCCAGAAGATACGCATAGGTGTGCCATGGTATGGGGGAGGAATGTCCTATGGCTCGGTGAGCATGAACGTCATCCTCGCAAGGGCGATGGCTGCCTCGTGGTGGGACACGTTCGTGTGCACGGGTGAGGGCGGATATCCGGATGAGCTCATACCCTTCAAGGATCATGTCATCACGCAAATTGCGACGGGGCTGTTTGGCGTGAGGGAGGAAACAATCGCCCGCTCAAGAATCGTGGAGTTCAAGTATGCCCAGGGGGCAAAGCCCGGGCTTGGTGGGCACCTGCTCGCAGACAAGGTGACTCCAGAGGTTGCCAAGATGCGAGGAGTGGTACCCCACTCCAGCCTCTTCTCACCCTTCCCCTTCCACAGTGTGTACTCCATCGAGGACCATAGAAAACACGTGGACTGGATACGCTCGATAAACCCAGATGCTGTGGTCTCTGCGAAGGTATCTACCCCCGCCGACGTGGACATGGTGGCAGTGGGCGTGTACTATGCCGGAGCAAACATCGTGCACATCGATGGCAGCTATGGAGGTACTGGAGCTGCCCCCAACATCGCCAAGAAGAACATCGCAATGCCCGTGGAGTATGCAATAACCAAAGTGCATCGCTTCCTAACACAGGAGGGTGTCAGAGACAAGATGGTGCTCATTGCCAGCGGCGGAATACGCACAGCCCACGACATCGCCAAGGCGATAGCCCTCGGAGCAGACGGAGTGGTGGTGGGCACCTCTGAAATGGTGGCAATGGGTTGCAGGCGGTGTGGCAACTGCAAGAGTGGCAGGGGATGTCCCGTGGGAATAGCCACCACAGACCCTGAGCTTGTAAAGCAGGTGGAAACGCAGTGGGCCGCAGCCAGAATAAGCAACCTGTTCCATGCATGGTATGTGGAGCTGAGAGAGCTGCTCTCGGCGCTGGAGCTTGAGAGCATCGAGGAGCTAAGGGGACGCACGGACCTTCTCCAGTATCAGAGGTGAAGTACACATGACGTTCAGACAGACAGAACAAGAGGGCGGGTGTGGTGTCGTTGGACTCATATCCACCATGCCCATCGAGGCACGGTATTTAGAGAGAGCACTGGTGCAGATGCACAACAGAGGAAACGGCAAGGGAGGGGGTATTGCTGCGGTTGGGCTGGACCCCTCATGGCTGGGAGTAGACGAGGACATGCTCAGGAGAGACTACATAGTGACAGTGGCGTACCTCGACCCCTCTGCGCGAGACGAGGTGGAGCGGGAGCTCGATGCCGTGTTCGAAATCGAGCACTGCAAAAAGCTGGAAAGTGGAGATGCAGAGGAGATGGGGCTCGATGTGAGACCCCCAGAGGTGTGGCTATACATGTGCACCCCAAGAAGGGGTGCCGTTGAGCAGATAGAGGGGCTTGCTGGAGAGAAGGCAGATGACGAGCTGGTATTCAGAACGAGCACGAGCATCAACCGACGGTTTTATGCCAACGGGGTGCTCAGGGCGTTCGTGCTCTCCCATGGGAAGAACATGCTCATCCTCAAGGCAGTGGGCTATGCAGAGCATGTGATTCAGTATTACAAGCTCGAGGACCTGAAGGCACACGTGTGGTTGGGACACCAGCGCTATCCCACCCGTGGCAGGGTGTGGCATCCCGGCGGAGCGCACCCCTTCATGGCAATGCACGAGGCTCTTGTGCACAACGGCGACCTCGCCAACTATTCCTCACTCGCAAGCTACCTGTCCGAGTATGGCTATGAGCCCATGTTCCTCACGGACACCGAAGCTGGTGCGCTGCTGTTTGACCTGTACACCCGTAAGCTGGAGTACCCGCTGGAGTACACGATAGAGGCAATTGCCCCCACCACCGAGCGGGACATCGAGCTTCTACCAGTAGAGAAGAGGCGGCTCTACAGGACGATACAGGCCCTGCATGTGCACGCCTCGCCAGATGGTCCATGGTTCTTCATACTTGCACGCAACATTCCCGCCAGAAACGAGATGCAGCTCATAGGCATCACGGACACCTCGATGCTGCGACCGCAGGTGTTTGCCCTCCAGCAGAGGGAGCACACAATCGCCCTGATAGCCTCAGAAAAGCAGGCGATAGATGCAGTGCTGGGCGAGCTTGCCGCACACAAAAAGGGCTTTGATGAGGTGGCAGACCGATACTGGAATGCGAGGGGAGGAAGCTACACCGATGGTGGGGCATTCATATTTACCCTCAGAGATGGGGTGCTCGAGGCGACCAACAAGTTTGGTGCTCCCGTGGATATGGATACCTTACCCTACACATGCGAGGGCACGTTCACCGATGAGGACGCCCTGCGCATCCAGCAGCTTGCGCAAAAGGGAGACGGGAAGGCCCTGTTCTCGTGGATGGTGGATAACATCGGGCGGCTCGATATTGAGGCAGCACTCGAACACCTCATTTCCTGTGATGGCTCACTGGAGGCCCTCATACATTGCCTAACCCTCATGCTCGATAGAAGGTATGACCCCGTGAGTGTTAGGCGGAGTGTGGTGCTCTCCCGTGTGCAGCGTGCCCTCAATAAGCTCCTTGCCTCATGTCCCTACGTGGGCTCATCAGAGAGATACGTGCTGGTGGATGCCCCCCACAGAGAGGACCTATGTGCCCCACTGAACGAGCAGGTGCTCGTGGTTGATGCTGCGGGCTTTGCACAGGAGGGAGAGCATAGCGTCGCAAGGTTCATCGTGGACGCCTACCGCATGGGCTGGAGAGAGTTCATCGTGTTCAACACGCGGGGGCACAGGTTCATAGGATGTGGGCTGGGTCCAAATTCCCATGGTGTCAGAATAGACGTGTATGGCTCGAGCGGGGACTACCTTGGCTCTGGAATGGATGGGGCAGAGGTGTACGTGCATGGAAGTGCACAGGATCAGGTAGCTCAGATCATAAAATCTGGAAAGCTGGTGATACACGGGGATGTGGGGCAGACATTCATGTATGGCGCCAAGGGAGCAGAGGTGTACGTGCTCGGAAATGCCGCAGGAAGGCCATTGATAAACGCCGTGGGCTCTCCAAGGGCGGTGATAAATGGCACGTGTCTCGACTACCTCGCCGAGTCCATGATGGCTGGAAACCCCCTGAGTGGTGGAGGGTTTGTCATCGTGAACGGAGTATCCTTTGATGAAAGGGGCAACATCATAGACCTCGAGGAGCCCTATCCAGGTGGCAACCTGTTCTCCCTTGCCTCTGGAGGCGCCGTATACATCCGAGACCCCATGGAAAAGCTCGATGAGGGACAGCTCAATGGTGGAAGGTTCGCCGAGCTTGGCGAGAGAGACTGGAAGCTCATAGAGCCCTACCTCAGAGAAAATGAGAGGCTGTTTGGCATTCCAGTGGAAAGGTTGCTAACCGTGAATGGCAAGAAGATGTCCCCATACGAGGTGTACAGGAAGGTGGAGGCGGTTCCAGTAAAGGCCCTGGCAGCCCTTGGGGCATAATGCTTAATACTACCCCCACAACCCCCATACATGGTCGAGCCACCTGCACTCGAGGAGAAAGCAAAGAGGTATGGGGATATGCTGGAGCGTGCCCTCGAGGAAGTGGAGATTGCTGCCATGAGGGATAGCTTCCTCTTCAGGGCAGGATGTGACCTTCTGGAAATGGCGAGGGCGTATCACGAGGATGGCATCTTTTTCATGGGGAAGAACGACCTCGTGAATGCCCTCGTGTGCTTTAGCTATGGACATGGATTTCTCGATGCTGGAGTGAGAATGGGCGTGCTCAGAGCGAAAAGCAAAACGCTGTTCACGCTGTAGGGAAAACAATAAAAAGCTTGAGTTGTGGACGAGGATAAGGAGGAGATGTCTGGGTGGGAAACTATCTCGTTTCGCTTGAGGCAGCATGGGTGGTCAAGGACGTGAACACGCTGGACGATGCCATGGGAGTGGCAATCTCGGAGGCTGGCAAACGGCTCAACCCCAAGCTCGACTACGTGGAGGTGGATGTGGGACAGAGGTTTTGTCCCTCCTGCGGGGAAATATTCGACAGTGCCTTTCTGGTAGCCAAGACCGCCCTCGTCGGACTCGTGCTCCAGATGAGGGTGTTCGATGCCGAGAGCGAGGAGCACGCCTCCCGCATCGCCAAGAGTGTTATTGGCAAGGCACTTAAGTCCGTGCCCCTCTCTGTTATCAGCGTGGAGCCACTGTGAGGGGTTATGATGAGAATAGCGCTTAGACTCGCCTACATGGGCACCCAGTGCTCTGGGTTTCAGATACAGCCCGATGTGCCCACTGTGGAGACCTATCTCTTTGAGGCTCTCTCGGCACTTGGCATCATGGACGATCCCAAGAGGGCTGCCTATGCGAGGGCATCCAGGACAGATGCGGGAGTGCACGCCCTCGGACAGGTGGTGGCATTCAACACACCACATCCAGAAAGAGCCCTTCCAAAGGCCATCAACGCCTACCTTCCTCCCTTCATATGGTGCTGGGCACGTGCCATCGTTTCACCCGAGTTTAATCCCCGATATGATGCAAAGGAGAGGGTATATGAGTATATCCTGTATAACGAGGGCTACGACATACGGGCGATAAGAAGGGCGTGTAGGATGCTGGAAGGAGAGCACGACTTTGCCAACTTTGCGAGCGTCGAGGACGACAATGGCAGCACCATCAGGAGGATAAACCAGATAAAAGTCAGGCTGGATGGAGAGTTCGTGCACCTCACCATCGCCGCCAACAGCTTTCTCAGGACAATGGTCAGAAGGCTCATCACCGCCCTGAAGATAGTGGGGGAGGGTATAAAGGACGAAGAGTGGATAGCACAGCTACTCAGCCCCGAGAGCTACAGGGAGAGCATCGAGCCCGCTCCACCCTTCGGGCTGGTGCTGAAAACGATAGCCTACGAGGGGATAGAATGGGAAAATGATGAGTATGCCATCTCGAGGACAAATCGTGCCCTCATGGAGAATCTGGTGATGTTCGGCACGATGGCGAGGGTGATGAGAATCATGCAGGACATGGAGTAATAACATACGGGGTGGCATGATGAGCTGGACAGCGCAGAGGCTGAGAGAGCTTCTCGATGGCGAGTGCGCCCATATGTGCGCCCATATGGGATGTGATATGCATGTGCACTCGAGCTACTCCTCGGATGTGCCAGATGTGCTCTCTCAGAGGCCGCTAAACCGACTGCTCTCAGCCCTCGAGCGGGGAATGTACTACTTCGTGCTCACAGACCACGACACAATGGCTGGATATGTCCAGCTCATGGATGAGCTCTCCATGATGGGAGAAGTGGGAAAGCTGGCAGCCGAGCGTGTGATTTCTGGAGTGGAGCTCTCGTGCCGATGCCCAGAAGTGGGAATCGTGCACACCAATGTGTTCGGGCTCGATGAGCGCCAGTTTGCCCACATTGACCGCCTCAGGGACGCTGGGGGATTCGTGAGACTGGAGAGGCTGATGCCCTACCTCGATGCAGAGGGGCTCGTGTGCAGCCTCAACCACCCCCTGTGGCAGCCGCCGGATGGCAACATCACATTCTCCAAAGTGGTGAGGGGTGTGCTCACCACCCTTCTCAACAGGAGGCTACACAACGGAGAGGCAATAAGCCAGAAGATAGTGGAGAGCCTGTACAGCCCGGAGGGGCAGCGGCGGATGGAAGAGGTATACAGGGGAACACTGGACATCGCCGGGCAGTTTTCCCTCATAGAGGTAAACGGCAGCCGTGTGGCTCTGATGAACGACATAGCAGAGCACATCGCCTCAGAGGTGGGTGTGCCCACATGTGGTGGCTCCGATGACCACTACGGAGAGGTGCTGGGGCTATGCTATACAATAGCCGATGGAAAGGACAAGTGGGAGTTTCTCGAAAGGGTCGAGAAGGGAATGGGGCAGGTAATGAGGAGGGATGCCGACTTTGCCACCTCCTGCATGAGGTTCATAAACTTCATAAGGCTGGTGGCAGAGAGCGAGGAACCAGATGAGGTGGTCGTCTCCCTGTTCAACTCCCAGATTGGAAGGCTACCGCTCCTCATCGCTCCAAGGTTCATAAGGCTCATGTATCGCTTGCTGAACCGCCGCAACAAACGAGCTCAGCGCGCTGTTGAGATCATGGCTACCTCCTACCTAAAGGCACAGGACCTCAGAGGAGGCAGGGGCACCAGCTGAGGGGCATGATGGCTATGTGCCCAGTATGTCCATTGCCTTCTTTACCACGATTGCCATGAATACAACAACACCTGCTGCTACCACCCAGCTGAGCCTTCTTATCCACTTTGGGGAGATGTGATACGGACTCGTGAGCTCAACGAGCACGAGAAGCCCTATGAGCATCAGGATGAAAAACAGGGTGATGTCATAGCTGCGAGTGAGGCTCATGAGGATAAGAACGGTAAACATCCATGCCGAAAGAGCATAAATAAACCTCTGCTGCCTTGTTAGCATTTCGCCCTCCTATGGAGTGTATCTTCTGAGCCTCAAGGAATTGGACACCACCGAGACCGAGGAGAACGCCATGGCAAGGGCGGCCACCATGGGGTTGAGCAGGATGCCAAAGAACGGGTAGAGCACCCCAGCCGCAATTGGTATTCCAACCGTGTTGTATATGAACGCCCAGAACAGGTTCTGCCTGATGACCCTCACGGTCATCTTCGAGAGCCTTATTGCTCTTGCCACATCCATGAGGTTGTCCCGCATGAGGATGATGTCGGCAGCCTCGATGGCGACATCGCTTCCAGCACCTATGGCTATGCCCACGTCGGCCACCACGAGGGCTGGAGCATCGTTCACACCATCCCCGACCATCGCCACCACCTCGCCCTGCTGCTGGAGGCTCTGAATCGTTCTGGACTTGTCCTCTGGGAGCACCTCGGCGATGTATCGGTCTATGCCCAGCCTTTTCGCCATCGCTCCTGCGGTGCGCTCATTATCTCCCGTGAGCATCATGGTGGATATGCCCATCTGCCTTAGGGTTGAAAGGGCACGGGTGGCCTCTGGCTTTGGAACGTCTGCAGCTGCAACGAGCCCCACCACTCTACCATCTCTCGCCACATACATCACCGTCTTTCCCTCCTCAAGCAGCGGGATGGCTCTCTCAAGGGCATTGTCCAACGGCACACCGAGCTTGGACATCAACCTGTCGTTGCCCACCAGCACCTGCGAGCCATCCACCTCCCCCCTGATGCCCATGCCGGGATATGACTCAAACCCAGAGACCTTGGGAATGGAGAGATGGGAGGCCGCCCTCACTACCGCCTGTGCGAGGGGGTGCTCCGAGGTACCTTCCACCGCAGCCGCAAGGGAGAGGACGGCATCCCCATCGAGGTCATCTAAGGGGAACACGTCAGTCACCTCTATCCTCCCAGTGGTGAGGGTGCCAGTCTTGTCGAACACCACAATGCTCACACGGTGAGCAAGCTCGAGGCTCTCGGCTCCCCTGATGAGGATGCCGCTCTCGGCTCCCCTGCCCGTGCCCACCATGATGGCAGTTGGCGTGGCAAGCCCCAGAGCACAGGGACATGCGATGATGAGCACCGAAACGAAGCTCAGAAGGGCGAATGTGAACCTTGGCTCGGGTCCGAGAAAATACCACACACTAAACGCCACGACGGCAATGAATATCACGATGGGCACGAATATTCCAGCTATCCTGTCTGCCACCCGCTGAATGGGTGCCTTGGAGCCCTGTGCCTCCTCCACGAGCCGTATAATCTGGGACAGGGTGGTGTCTGCCCCCACACGCTCAGCCCTGAATGTGAACGCCCCCGTGGTGTTCAGCGTTCCACCTATGACCTCATCTCCCACGTCCTTGTCCACTGGTATGGACTCCCCAGTGAGCATGGACTCGTCCACACTGGAGTGCCCCTCTACAATCACACCATCCACGGGAATGCGCTCACCCGGACGCACGAGCACAATGTCCCCCACTCCAACATCCTCAATGGGCACCTCCACCCTCTTCCCATCCCTGATGAGTGTGGCACTCCTTGGCCGTAAGGAGAGCAACCTTCTTATCGCCTCCGAGGTCTGACCCTTTGCCCTCGCCTCGAGCAGCCTTCCAAACAGTATCAGAGTGATGATGACCACGGCAGTGTCGAAGTACACGTGCACCTCAAGACCACTCCTCTCGAAAAACTGCGGAACCAGCGTGCCTGCTATGCTATAGAGAAAGGCAGCGGATGTGCCCACCGCAACGAGCGTGTTCATGTCGGCAGTGCCGTGTTTGAGGGCCCCCCACGCACCCCTGTAGAACTCAGCACCAGCCCAAATCTGCACTGGCGTGGCAAGAGCCATGAGGAAGAGATGAAGTACATTCCTATCGATGCCAAGTGCCACCAGCTGAGACGAGAACACGCTCAGCAAAAACACGGGCACCGCTATGCTCGCACTGAATGCCACCTTTCTCTTGAGCCTCGATAGCTCCTGCTTTCTTGCCCTCTGCTCCCTGTCCAGCGCCATCTCGCCCTCGGCGACCACTTTGTAGCCAGCATCCTCTATCGCCCGCATGAGCTCTGCGGGGCTCACCATGGTATCGAGGTACTCTATGGTAGCCCGCTCGGTGGCGAGGTTGACGTTTGCCCGAACCACTCCATCAATGCTCAAGAGTGCCTTTTCGATTTTGGCGACGCACGAGGCGCAGGACATACCTGTGATGGGAATCACTGTCGTCTTGGTGGCTCCCCCCTTGGGCGTCTCTTCTTTTTCCAACCCCTCCAGCATGCTTTCGTCTATCTTGCACACTTCGCACTCCTCGACCACATAGGACTCGGGAGAGGCATCGAACCTCTCCTTGCATGAGGGGTTGCAGAAGTAATACGTCCTGCCCCTGTACTCGGAGGTGGCGGCAGCCTCCTCCTCACTCACCTCCATGCCACACACAGGGTCTATGGGCACTTGTGCTCACCTCACTCATCCACTGCGTGTTGGGGGGTTCTTCGTGCCCACTGGTGTGCAGTAATGCCAGCTCTCGAACCCATGGGCACAGCCACCATACACCAACATGACAGTTACGTCCACATGAGGGCTAATCAATTTTTGGGTGCAGGCTATCTTCTCAGAGTTGCTTACTTCGTAAGCAACTGCTGATTACTCCGTAATCAACACTCCACCGCCCAGTGTGCGCCCTCGAAGAACACCACGTCCTGCTTCCATTTGGTATGGACGCCCGTAGCATGAGCCCCAGCATGCGGCGAAAAAGCCGCTGGCGCACTCCAGCTCAGTGGCAGAGAGCACTCATCCCTCCCCCCTATCCAGAGCTGCATTCCCCTCCCTCAGCTCCTCAACATCCCTTATGAACACCATGCTCTCCGAGGCAACGAGGCTCTCCACATCGATGCTGGGATGCACCTCCAGCGTATGGGCCTTGACCCTCCCAAGAATGCGGCAACCCTGCTCAACCCTCACGTGCCGTGCCTCGATTCCGCCATGAATCACGTTGTCCTTTCCGAGTACCACGCTGGTGCGAGCCCTTATGCCTCCAAACAGCTCGTTTTGCTCACCCATCTCAACGCTCTTTGCCCTTAT is a window encoding:
- the truA gene encoding tRNA pseudouridine(38-40) synthase TruA; the protein is MMRIALRLAYMGTQCSGFQIQPDVPTVETYLFEALSALGIMDDPKRAAYARASRTDAGVHALGQVVAFNTPHPERALPKAINAYLPPFIWCWARAIVSPEFNPRYDAKERVYEYILYNEGYDIRAIRRACRMLEGEHDFANFASVEDDNGSTIRRINQIKVRLDGEFVHLTIAANSFLRTMVRRLITALKIVGEGIKDEEWIAQLLSPESYRESIEPAPPFGLVLKTIAYEGIEWENDEYAISRTNRALMENLVMFGTMARVMRIMQDME
- a CDS encoding DUF555 domain-containing protein — translated: MGNYLVSLEAAWVVKDVNTLDDAMGVAISEAGKRLNPKLDYVEVDVGQRFCPSCGEIFDSAFLVAKTALVGLVLQMRVFDAESEEHASRIAKSVIGKALKSVPLSVISVEPL
- a CDS encoding DUF357 domain-containing protein, which codes for MVEPPALEEKAKRYGDMLERALEEVEIAAMRDSFLFRAGCDLLEMARAYHEDGIFFMGKNDLVNALVCFSYGHGFLDAGVRMGVLRAKSKTLFTL
- a CDS encoding GltB/FmdC/FwdC-like GXGXG domain-containing protein; this encodes MTFRQTEQEGGCGVVGLISTMPIEARYLERALVQMHNRGNGKGGGIAAVGLDPSWLGVDEDMLRRDYIVTVAYLDPSARDEVERELDAVFEIEHCKKLESGDAEEMGLDVRPPEVWLYMCTPRRGAVEQIEGLAGEKADDELVFRTSTSINRRFYANGVLRAFVLSHGKNMLILKAVGYAEHVIQYYKLEDLKAHVWLGHQRYPTRGRVWHPGGAHPFMAMHEALVHNGDLANYSSLASYLSEYGYEPMFLTDTEAGALLFDLYTRKLEYPLEYTIEAIAPTTERDIELLPVEKRRLYRTIQALHVHASPDGPWFFILARNIPARNEMQLIGITDTSMLRPQVFALQQREHTIALIASEKQAIDAVLGELAAHKKGFDEVADRYWNARGGSYTDGGAFIFTLRDGVLEATNKFGAPVDMDTLPYTCEGTFTDEDALRIQQLAQKGDGKALFSWMVDNIGRLDIEAALEHLISCDGSLEALIHCLTLMLDRRYDPVSVRRSVVLSRVQRALNKLLASCPYVGSSERYVLVDAPHREDLCAPLNEQVLVVDAAGFAQEGEHSVARFIVDAYRMGWREFIVFNTRGHRFIGCGLGPNSHGVRIDVYGSSGDYLGSGMDGAEVYVHGSAQDQVAQIIKSGKLVIHGDVGQTFMYGAKGAEVYVLGNAAGRPLINAVGSPRAVINGTCLDYLAESMMAGNPLSGGGFVIVNGVSFDERGNIIDLEEPYPGGNLFSLASGGAVYIRDPMEKLDEGQLNGGRFAELGERDWKLIEPYLRENERLFGIPVERLLTVNGKKMSPYEVYRKVEAVPVKALAALGA
- a CDS encoding PHP-associated domain-containing protein, which translates into the protein MMSWTAQRLRELLDGECAHMCAHMGCDMHVHSSYSSDVPDVLSQRPLNRLLSALERGMYYFVLTDHDTMAGYVQLMDELSMMGEVGKLAAERVISGVELSCRCPEVGIVHTNVFGLDERQFAHIDRLRDAGGFVRLERLMPYLDAEGLVCSLNHPLWQPPDGNITFSKVVRGVLTTLLNRRLHNGEAISQKIVESLYSPEGQRRMEEVYRGTLDIAGQFSLIEVNGSRVALMNDIAEHIASEVGVPTCGGSDDHYGEVLGLCYTIADGKDKWEFLERVEKGMGQVMRRDADFATSCMRFINFIRLVAESEEPDEVVVSLFNSQIGRLPLLIAPRFIRLMYRLLNRRNKRAQRAVEIMATSYLKAQDLRGGRGTS
- a CDS encoding glutamate synthase-related protein, giving the protein MSMEIIEKRMIQKIPSPKEAPLRAAKRLSPYVVSRDTERCIACGMCEIVCTRGVHERKYGYAVMSPPKSWLCDSCGSCGGEPQCVMKCPRGALEVGANPLLEVVGDKRWTGELIAATWMEAETGMPPTNIEHRVGKSGGGFDRLRFRIPHGSSAVRPEDVSLSIELNRRKVGQKIRIGVPWYGGGMSYGSVSMNVILARAMAASWWDTFVCTGEGGYPDELIPFKDHVITQIATGLFGVREETIARSRIVEFKYAQGAKPGLGGHLLADKVTPEVAKMRGVVPHSSLFSPFPFHSVYSIEDHRKHVDWIRSINPDAVVSAKVSTPADVDMVAVGVYYAGANIVHIDGSYGGTGAAPNIAKKNIAMPVEYAITKVHRFLTQEGVRDKMVLIASGGIRTAHDIAKAIALGADGVVVGTSEMVAMGCRRCGNCKSGRGCPVGIATTDPELVKQVETQWAAARISNLFHAWYVELRELLSALELESIEELRGRTDLLQYQR
- a CDS encoding heavy metal translocating P-type ATPase encodes the protein MPIDPVCGMEVSEEEAAATSEYRGRTYYFCNPSCKERFDASPESYVVEECEVCKIDESMLEGLEKEETPKGGATKTTVIPITGMSCASCVAKIEKALLSIDGVVRANVNLATERATIEYLDTMVSPAELMRAIEDAGYKVVAEGEMALDREQRARKQELSRLKRKVAFSASIAVPVFLLSVFSSQLVALGIDRNVLHLFLMALATPVQIWAGAEFYRGAWGALKHGTADMNTLVAVGTSAAFLYSIAGTLVPQFFERSGLEVHVYFDTAVVIITLILFGRLLEARAKGQTSEAIRRLLSLRPRSATLIRDGKRVEVPIEDVGVGDIVLVRPGERIPVDGVIVEGHSSVDESMLTGESIPVDKDVGDEVIGGTLNTTGAFTFRAERVGADTTLSQIIRLVEEAQGSKAPIQRVADRIAGIFVPIVIFIAVVAFSVWYFLGPEPRFTFALLSFVSVLIIACPCALGLATPTAIMVGTGRGAESGILIRGAESLELAHRVSIVVFDKTGTLTTGRIEVTDVFPLDDLDGDAVLSLAAAVEGTSEHPLAQAVVRAASHLSIPKVSGFESYPGMGIRGEVDGSQVLVGNDRLMSKLGVPLDNALERAIPLLEEGKTVMYVARDGRVVGLVAAADVPKPEATRALSTLRQMGISTMMLTGDNERTAGAMAKRLGIDRYIAEVLPEDKSRTIQSLQQQGEVVAMVGDGVNDAPALVVADVGIAIGAGSDVAIEAADIILMRDNLMDVARAIRLSKMTVRVIRQNLFWAFIYNTVGIPIAAGVLYPFFGILLNPMVAALAMAFSSVSVVSNSLRLRRYTP